A DNA window from Camelina sativa cultivar DH55 chromosome 13, Cs, whole genome shotgun sequence contains the following coding sequences:
- the LOC104734538 gene encoding uncharacterized protein LOC104734538, which translates to MGLNDKIEGSDDSCKKARVSCPPGLSTSDKTLFSEEEKPRRWSESSLPDVSNRVKLLSFGSASARLKRMTEERDEVSRSVSNINLRERISVMFSRKIEWACLMKLGKQWLRDPLNMALFLWILVVAVSGAILFMVMTGMLNSVLPKKSQRDVWFEVNNQILNALFTLMCLYQHPKRFYHLVLLCRWKQDDVTTLRKIYCQNGTYKPNEWVHMMVVVLLLHLNCFAQYGLCGLNLGFRRSERPPIGVAICISVAIAAPAAAGLYTILSPLGKDYHSQGDEENQVQPVEEGPVTTNRKFSLERRYSFASSADVSNPEWRGGILDIWEDISLAYLSLFCTFCVFGWNMERIGFGNMYVHIATFILFCLAPFFIFNLAAINIDNEMVREALGYTGIVLCLFGLLYGGFWRIQMRKRFKLPSYNFCCGRPAIADCTLWLFCCWCSLAQEVRTANSYEIVEDRFCKRREENSKIDEVLVSSLPREDGVFDPSYSPKEDMTTPITCLGGKSDEALSPPSPPFIHREAS; encoded by the coding sequence ATGGGTTTAAATGATAAGATTGAAGGATCTGATGATAGTTGTAAAAAAGCTAGGGTTTCATGTCCTCCTGGTCTCTCAACATCTGATAAGACTCTGTTTAGTGAAGAAGAGAAACCTAGGAGATGGTCGGAGAGCTCGTTGCCTGATGTTTCTAATAGGGTTAAGCTTCTGAGTTTTGGTTCTGCTTCTGCTAGATTGAAGAGAATGACAGAGGAAAGAGATGAGGTTTCACGCTCAGTTAGCAACATAAATCTCCGGGAAAGAATCAGTGTGATGTTTTCCCGGAAAATAGAGTGGGCTTGCTTGATGAAATTAGGTAAGCAATGGCTTAGAGACCCTCTTAACATGGCTCTTTTCTTGTGGATCCTTGTGGTTGCTGTCTCTGGTGCGATTCTCTTCATGGTTATGACTGGTATGTTGAACAGTGTTTTGCCCAAGAAATCACAGAGAGATGTCTGGTTTGAAGTTAACAACCAAATCCTCAACGCATTGTTTACTCTGATGTGTTTGTATCAGCACCCGAAACGGTTTTATCACCTCGTGCTTCTTTGTAGATGGAAGCAAGATGATGTTACAACGCTTAGGAAGATTTACTGTCAGAACGGGACTTACAAGCCAAACGAATGGGTACATATGATGGTTGTTGTTCTTTTGCTTCACTTGAACTGTTTTGCTCAGTATGGGCTATGCGGTCTTAACTTAGGGTTTAGAAGATCCGAGAGACCCCCCATTGGTGTAGCTATTTGCATATCTGTTGCAATAGCAGCTCCTGCGGCTGCAGGTTTGTACACTATTCTTAGTCCACTTGGGAAAGATTATCATTCTCAAGGAGACGAGGAGAATCAAGTGCAGCCTGTGGAAGAAGGACCGGTTACTACTAATCGCAAGTTCTCTCTTGAAAGGAGATATTCATTTGCTTCGTCTGCAGACGTGAGTAATCCTGAATGGAGAGGTGGGATTCTTGATATATGGGAAGATATTTCATTGGCTTATCTCTCACTGTTCTGCACTTTCTGTGTGTTTGGTTGGAACATGGAGAGGATTGGGTTTGGGAACATGTATGTGCACATTGCTACTTTTATTCTCTTCTGTTTGGCTCCTTTCTTTATATTCAACTTGGCTGCTATAAACATCGATAACGAGATGGTAAGGGAAGCACTTGGATATACCGGCATTGTGCTTTGCTTGTTTGGTTTGCTATATGGTGGTTTTTGGAGAATACAGATGAGGAAAAGATTCAAGTTGCCAAGTTATAACTTCTGTTGCGGGAGACCTGCGATTGCGGATTGTACACTCtggttattttgttgttggtgcTCTTTGGCTCAAGAAGTCCGGACCGCAAATTCTTATGAAATAGTGGAGGATAGATTCtgcaaaagaagagaagaaaatagtAAGATTGATGAGGTTCTGGTATCTTCATTGCCTCGTGAAGATGGTGTGTTTGATCCGAGTTACTCACCTAAGGAGGACATGACCACGCCGATAACTTGCTTGGGAGGTAAAAGTGATGAAGCTCTAAGTCCACCTTCTCCTCCATTCATACACAGAGAAGCTAGTTAG
- the LOC104734539 gene encoding uncharacterized protein LOC104734539: MGKAMVASTTVRFSEFAIRLSSENPIRPHRPTPHLPRNKVFVKKTRDTTTQHLLDYPNLVKLEKAGSHSGSNPAPASGSDPINRVPLAQVVEDCVRRWFQDTLKDAKSGDVGMQVLVGQMYCSGYGIPKDEQKGRAWISKASRTRSSAWQVSSKPPGYNASDSDSNDKKD, from the exons ATGGGGAAAGCGATGGTAGCTAGTACGACGGTCAGATTCTCAGAATTCGCCATTAGACTCTCTTCCGAGAATCCAATCAGACCCCACAGACCCACTCCTCATCTTCCGCGGAACAAAGTCTTCGTCAAGAAGACGAGAGACACCACCACTCAACACCTCCTCGATTACCCCAATCTTGTTAAGCTGGAGAAGGCGGGATCGCACTCGGGTTCCAATCCCGCTCCTGCTTCGGGTTCGGATCCTATTAATCGGGTTCCCCTTGCTCAGGTCGTCGAGGATTGCGTCAGACGTTGGTTCCAGGATACGCTCAAGGATGCCAAATCTGGTGACGTTGGTATGCAGGTCTTGGTCGGTCAGATGTACTGCAGCGGCTATGGAATCCCCAAAGATGAACAAAAG GGTCGTGCTTGGATTAGCAAAGCTTCAAGGACTCGATCATCAGCTTGGCAAGTGAGTAGTAAGCCTCCAg GTTATAATGCAAGCGATTCAGATTCCAATGATAAGAAAGATTGA
- the LOC104734541 gene encoding protein SODIUM POTASSIUM ROOT DEFECTIVE 1 — protein MANIVELKVNLHCDECIRKILKAIKKIEDIETYDVDTQLNKVIVTGNVTEEQVIRVLQKVRKAAVKWDEGNQTLFTN, from the exons ATGGCTAAC ATTGTGGAACTGAAAGTGAATTTGCATTGTGACGAATGCATCAGGAAAATACTTAAAGCCATTAAGAAAATAGAAG ATATAGAGACATACGATGTGGACACACAGCTCAACAAAGTGATAGTCACTGGGAATGTAACTGAGGAACAAGTCATTAGGGTTCTTCAAAAGGTGAGGAAAGCTGCTGTTAAATGGGACGAAGGCAACCAGACCCTCTTCACAAACTAG
- the LOC109128286 gene encoding cytochrome b-c1 complex subunit 8-like, translating into MGKQPVKLKAVVYALSPFQQKIMTGLWKDLPEKIHHKVSENWISTILLLAPVIGTYSYAQYYREQDKLEHRF; encoded by the exons atggGGAAGCAGCCGGTGAAATTGAAGGCGGTGGTTTACGCGTTATCGCCGTTTCAGCAGAAGATTATGACGGGTCTTTGGAAAGATCTGCCGGAGAAGATCCATCACAAGGTCTCTGAGAACTGGATCAGCACTATTCTCCTTCTCGCTCCCGTCATCGGCACCTACTC GTATGCTCAATACTACAGAGAACAAGATAAGTTGGAACACAGGTTCTAA
- the LOC104734540 gene encoding PRA1 family protein B3 — MANPPTLPISDHSGGGSQPQQTISAPAFRTFLSRLSSSIRQSLSQRRPWLELVDRSAISRPHSLTDAYSRIRRNLPYFKVNYVTIVSLVLALSLLSHPLSLLVLLCLFGAWIFLYLFRPSDQPLVILGRTFSDRETLGVLVILTIVVVFLTSVGSLLTSALMIGLGIVCLHGAFRVPEDLFLDDQKPSNTGLLSFLSGAATSAAVAAASTPVSGRV; from the coding sequence ATGGCTAATCCTCCAACGTTACCGATCTCAGACCATTCCGGTGGTGGTTCCCAACCACAGCAAACCATCTCCGCACCGGCGTTTCGCACGTTCCTCTCTCGCCTCTCGTCGTCGATCCGCCAAAGCCTATCGCAGCGACGGCCGTGGTTAGAACTCGTTGATCGGAGCGCGATTTCGCGGCCACATTCTCTAACCGATGCGTATTCTCGGATCCGGAGGAACCTGCCTTACTTCAAGGTGAATTACGTGACGATCGTGTCCTTGGTGCTCGCGCTCTCGCTCCTCTCACATCCTCTGTCTCTCCTCGTTCTCCTATGCCTCTTCGGCGCCTGGATCTTCCTCTACCTTTTCCGTCCGTCGGATCAACCGCTGGTGATTCTCGGCCGTACGTTCTCGGATCGCGAAACGCTTGGAGTTTTGGTGATTTTGACgatcgtcgtcgtcttcttgaCCAGCGTTGGATCTCTATTGACCTCTGCTTTGATGATCGGTTTGGGGATTGTGTGTTTGCACGGCGCGTTTAGAGTTCCGGAGGATCTTTTCTTGGATGATCAAAAACCTTCTAACACCGGATTATTGTCATTCCTTAGCGGAGCTGCCACCTCAGCCGCAGTTGCCGCCGCATCAACTCCTGTGTCAGGTCGTGTCTGA
- the LOC104734542 gene encoding laccase-12-like, with protein sequence MTTFHSFSFLLFFCSLLSASSTIAKVQHHDFVIQETPVKRLCKTRNAITVNGMFPGPTLEVNNGDTLEVKVHNRARYNITIHWHGVRQIRTGWADGPEFVTQCPIRPGKSYTYRFTIQGQEGTLWWHAHSSWLRATVYGALIIHPTPGSSFPFPKPDRQTALVLGEWWNANPVDVINQAIRTGAAPNISDAYTINGQPGDLYNCSTKETVVVPINSGETSLLRVINAALNQPLFFSVANHKLTVVGADASYLKPFTTKVLMLGPGQTTDVLLTADQQPKRYYIAARAYQSAQNAPFDNTTTTAILQYKKTTTSSPPILPVLPAFNDTNTVTSFSRKFKSLRNVVVPKTIDDDLFFTVGLGLDNCPKNFPKSRCQGLNGTRFTASMNNVSFVLPSNFSLLQAHSNGIPGVFTTDFPAKPPVKFDYTGNNISRALFQPVKGTKLYNLKYGSRVQVVLQDTNIVTSENHPIHLHGYDFYIVGEGFGNFNPKKDTSKFNLVDPPLRNTVAVLVNGWAVIRFVADNPGVWLMHCHLDVHIKWGLAMAFLVDNGVGELETLEAPPHDLPVC encoded by the exons ATGACGACCTTCCACTCATTCTCgttcttgttgttcttttgttcCCTTCTCTCAGCTTCATCGACTATAGCCAAAGTTCAACACCATGACTTCGTC ATACAAGAGACGCCGGTGAAGAGGCTGTGCAAGACCCGTAACGCTATCACCGTCAACGGAATGTTTCCAGGACCTACACTCGAAGTCAACAACGGTGACACTCTTGAAGTCAAAGTGCACAACCGTGCCCGTTACAATATCACCATCCATTG GCATGGAGTGAGGCAAATAAGAACCGGATGGGCAGATGGACCTGAATTCGTGACCCAATGTCCGATCCGACCCGGAAAGAGCTACACGTACCGTTTCACTATCCAAGGCCAAGAAGGAACATTGTGGTGGCACGCTCACAGCTCCTGGCTACGAGCCACCGTCTACGGCGCACTCATTATCCACCCAACCCCTGGTtcctcttttccttttcctaaacCGGATCGTCAAACAGCCCTGGTGCTCG GGGAATGGTGGAATGCAAATCCGGTTGATGTAATAAACCAGGCGATTCGAACCGGAGCTGCTCCGAATATATCCGACGCTTATACCATCAATGGTCAACCCGGTGACCTCTATAATTGCTcaaccaaag AGACTGTTGTAGTACCGATAAATTCAGGGGAAACAAGTCTCCTACGAGTGATCAACGCAGCTCTAAACCAACCGCTATTTTTCTCAGTGGCTAACCACAAGCTCACCGTGGTTGGAGCCGACGCATCTTACCTCAAACCGTTCACCACAAAGGTCCTTATGCTAGGTCCAGGCCAAACAACCGATGTACTTCTAACCGCTGACCAACAGCCAAAACGGTATTACATAGCAGCAAGAGCTTACCAAAGCGCCCAAAACGCACCGTTTGATAACACCACAACCACAGCCATACTCCAATACAAGAAAACGACGACTTCTTCTCCACCAATCTTGCCGGTTTTGCCTGCCTTCAACGACACCAACACCGTGACGTCATTCTCCAGAAAGTTCAAATCTCTCCGTAACGTCGTCGTACCGAAAACGATCGATGATGATCTGTTCTTTACCGTCGGTTTAGGTCTCGACAACTGTCCCAAGAATTTCCCTAAAAGCCGGTGCCAAGGCTTAAACGGAACCCGGTTTACCGCGTCGATGAACAACGTTTCGTTTGTTCTACCTTCGAATTTCTCGCTCTTGCAAGCACATTCCAACGGCATCCCCGGCGTTTTCACGACGGATTTCCCCGCTAAACCGCCGGTTAAATTCGATTATACCGGAAATAACATAAGCAGGGCTCTGTTTCAGCCGGTTAAGGGTACTAAACTGTATAACCTCAAGTATGGATCAAGAGTTCAGGTTGTTTTACAGGATACGAACATTGTTACGTCGGAGAATCATCCGATTCATCTTCACGGTTACGATTTCTACATTGTTGGTGAAGGGTTTGGTAACTTTAACCCCAAGAAAGATACTTCTAAGTTTAACCTTGTTGATCCTCCACTTAGAAACACCGTGGCTGTTCTTGTTAATGGATGGGCTGTTATCAGATTCGTAGCTGATAATCCAG GGGTTTGGTTGATGCATTGTCACTTGGATGTTCATATAAAGTGGGGTCTTGCTATGGCGTTTTTGGTCGATAATGGTGTCGGAGAATTGGAGACTCTTGAAGCTCCTCCTCATGATCTACCTGTTTGCTAG